A part of Gossypium hirsutum isolate 1008001.06 chromosome A07, Gossypium_hirsutum_v2.1, whole genome shotgun sequence genomic DNA contains:
- the LOC107932284 gene encoding translation machinery-associated protein 22, translated as MAEKPQPVVVQYCQVCGLPAEYCEFGSEFDKCKPWLIQNAPDLYPDLLKEANAKEADKVADQLQSTGISSADSGSSSEAKQEEVKRLPGGKIKKKEKKEVVIEKVVRNKRKCITTVKGLELFGVKLSDASKKLGKKFATGASVVKGPTDKEQIDVQGDISYDIVEFITETWADVPETAIFFIEDGKKVPAA; from the exons ATGGCGGAGAAACCTCAACCGGTCGTCGTTCAATACTGTCAAGTCTGCGGTTTGCCCGCCGAATACTGCGAGTTCGGATCCGAATTCGATAAATGCAAGCCCTGGTTGATCCAAAACGCGCCCGACCTGTACCCGGATCTCCTCAAAG AAGCGAATGCTAAAGAAGCTGAtaaagttgctgatcaattacaATCCACTGGCATCTCTTCTGCTGATTcag GTAGTAGTTCAGAAGCTAAGCAAGAGGAAGTTAAACGTCTTCCTGGTgggaaaattaaaaagaaa GAGAAGAAAGAAGTTGTAATTGAAAAGGTTGTGCGGAACAAACGCAAATGTATAACTACTGTAAAAGGCCTGGAACTTTTTG GTGTAAAATTAAGCGATGCTTCAAAGAAACTTGGAAAGAAGTTTGCCACAGGAGCCTCTGTTGTAAAG GGGCCAACTGACAAGGAACAGATTGATGTTCAAGGAGACATATCTTACGACATTGTGGAATTCATCACCGAAACCTGGGCTGAT GTCCCGGAAACTGCAATTTTCTTTATCGAGGATGGAAAAAAGGTTCCAGCTGCTTGA